From Vidua macroura isolate BioBank_ID:100142 chromosome 8, ASM2450914v1, whole genome shotgun sequence, one genomic window encodes:
- the HPS6 gene encoding BLOC-2 complex member HPS6 yields MKLRQVSDLSDFSRGHWLRELLCRGEEPKLVQSSPDGQHVLLLQKSRPPILPRVVAFQRHSIAGADLERSWEPPQPALVGLLFLQSPVVPDSWVLAVVWEHGRTEVWHFVVAVGWQLLQTLELCQGARARVVSVCSQGANLVWCEERPPLGAHSDMSKCAFRFCVCARALEVGEQGVRLGAARIVLHNSPEYQVLASPQHVFLVPAAASFATTSKFLLIWHPEKAEFTITAPSAGFIHSKVLHSSSDSDFKKLLLGSVGLLSGFAPLDIHTSTMSNSGGLLLVSTKGSVSIVEPDGTQRHIFDLEGGPLAQGSPVQLKTFGNILACVLAGVLYLVDQNSGRLVEKEVLSMKEVHFLESQDEEDSIQLLSQSGIYSFSFSKPEDSSRPEPCLVEMVFEEACRYYQRRSLSSSKLTVEKLKKGGTFQAPVVLAAILQHSLHQKQKPARSLEDTYAKLLSTVSLELQSYMSLELLKTCVVCAPESEVESYCKELVEQEVSRILQSDMDKDNLAYLNSVFASFPKAAWKATRSCLQLQQNGDGLLVARATPEVWKKVLCQPQLEEVGQNGMVPLFELICASFLRFKPKWLPSFVELTQQYVSSSWSYSSKEGPEGRVPLYKRALGVLARKSKHSEADDEMELELLLCSKRPKAVLQALHLLIHLKQWQRVVEVAEKFSKLSPLLNKEIFITLLAEFAQHRELDPYLDRLWPLCPAELTASNILTMVLQHLPHSQEDPVPFSSEGNQLTVGLLKPLLQRVVQRPSVQDEMYSDALQSTTFPPPTPPREHKIPSKVVADDVPQPSMARTSSPSTLLRDDSV; encoded by the coding sequence ATGAAGCTGCGGCAGGTCTCCGACTTGAGTGACTTCAGCCGAGGCCACTGGCTGCGGGAGTTGCTGTGCCGCGGAGAAGAGCCCAAGCTCGTCCAGTCCAGCCCCGACGGGCAGcatgtcctgctcctgcagaagaGCCGGCCGCCCATCCTGCCGCGGGTGGTGGCCTTCCAGCGCCACAGCATCGCTGGAGCCGacctggagaggagctgggagccgCCCCAGCCAGCCCTTGTGGGactgctcttcctgcagagCCCAGTGGTACCAGACTCCTGGGTACTGGCCGTGGTGTGGGAACATGGCCGGACCGAGGTCTGGCACTTTGTGGTGGCcgtgggctggcagctgctgcagacactGGAGCTCTGCCAGGGTGCCCGGGCACGAGTTGTCTCCgtgtgcagccagggagccAACCTGGTGTGGTGTGAGGAGAGGCCGCCGCTGGGTGCTCACTCGGACATGAGCAAGTGTGCCTTCaggttctgtgtgtgtgcccGTGCTCTGGAGGTGGGGGAGCAGGGCGTGCGGCTGGGCGCTGCGAGGATAGTCCTGCACAACAGCCCCGAGTACCAGGTCCTGGCCTCTCCCCAACATGTCTTCCtagtgcctgctgctgccagctttgCCACCACTTCCAAATTCCTCCTCATCTGGCATCCAGAGAAGGCAGAATTCACCATCACAGCCCCCTCTGCAGGCTTCATCCACAGCAAGGTGCTGCACTCCAGCAGTGACTCAGACTTTAAGAAGCTCCTGCTGGGTTCTGTGGGCCTTCTCTCAGGTTTTGCGCCTCTGGACATTCACACCTCCACCATGTCCAACAGCGGGGGTCTGCTGCTGGTGAGCACAAAGGGTTCTGTGAGTATCGTGGAGCCAGATGGGACACAGAGGCATATCTTTGACCTGGAGGGCGGCCCCCTGGCCCAAGGGAGTCCTGTCCAGCTGAAGACTTTTGGCAACATCCTGGCTTGTGTGCTGGCTGGAGTACTGTACCTTGTTGACCAGAACAGTGGAAGGCTTGTAGAAAAGGAAGTCCTGAGCATGAAAGAAGTGCATTTCCTGGAGTCCCAGGACGAGGAGGACAGTATCCAGCTCCTCAGTCAGAGTGGCATCTACAGCTTTAGCTTTTCCAAACCTGAGGACAGCAGCAGGCCTGAGCCATGCCTGGTGGAGATGGTGTTTGAGGAGGCCTGCAGATATTATCAGAGGAGGAGCCTCAGCAGCTCCAAGCTGACGGTGGAGAAGTTGAAGAAAGGTGGTACATTCCAGGCTCCTGTGGTCCTCGCTgccatcctgcagcacagcctccaCCAGAAGCAGAAACCAGCCCGAAGCCTAGAAGACACGTATGCCAAGCTGTTGAGCACAgtgagcctggagctgcagagctacATGAGCCTGGAGCTCCTCAAAACTTGTGTGGTGTGTGCCCCAGAGAGTGAGGTGGAAAGCTACTGCAAGGAGCTGGTGGAGCAGGAGGTCAGCCGCATTCTCCAGTCTGACATGGACAAAGACAACTTGGCCTATCTGAACTCTGTCTTTGCCTCCTTCCCCAAGGCTGCCTGGAAGGCCAcaaggagctgcctgcagctgcagcagaatgGGGATGGTCTCTTGGTAGCCAGGGCCACCCCAGAGGTATGGAAGAAGGTCCTGTGTCAGCCgcagctggaggaggtgggTCAGAATGGGATGGTCCCACTCTTTGAGCTCATTTGCGCCTCTTTCCTGAGGTTCAAACCCAAGTGGTTGCCCAGCTTTGTGGAGCTGACCCAGCAGTACGTTAGCAGCTCGTGGTCATACAGCAGCAAGGAGGGCCCGGAGGGCCGGGTGCCACTGTACAAGAGAGCACTGGGAGTGCTGGCCCGAAAGAGCAAACACAGCGAGGCAGATGACGAGATGGAGCTggaactgctgctctgcagcaagaGGCCTAAGGCTGTGCTGCAAGCTCTGCACCTTCTCATCCATCTGAAGCAGTGGCAGCGGGTGGTGGAGGTGGCAGAGAAGTTCTCCAAACTCAGCCCCTTGCTTAACAAGGAGATATTCATCACACTGCTGGCTGAGTTTGCCCAGCACCGGGAGCTGGACCCTTACCTGGACAGGCTGTGGCCgctgtgccctgctgagctcaCCGCCTCAAACATCCTCACCATGGTTCTGCAGCACCTTCCTCATTCCCAGGAGGACCCAGTGCCCTTCTCCAGTGAGGGGAACCAGCTGACTGTGGGCTTGCTTAAGCCACTGCTGCAAAGGGTTGTGCAGCGTCCCAGTGTCCAAGATGAGATGTACTCAGATGCCCTGCAGAGCACCACCttcccccctcccaccccaccccgAGAGCACAAAATCCCCTCAAAAGTAGTGGCTGATGATGTTCCTCAGCCATCTATGGCAAGGACTTCCTCGCCTTCAACACTGCTACGGGATGACAGTGTGTGA